A section of the Spirosoma pollinicola genome encodes:
- the argS gene encoding arginine--tRNA ligase, producing the protein MQSITALLTQKIANAFLACGYDQEYGTVVFSKTSFSQFQCNGALAAAKRHKRNPMDIAHEVKATVGQQAFFTVDVVNPGFINLNLADDFLAGYCSQMLQLDQLGFEPSVNPLSIIIDYGGPNIAKPLHVGHLRSAIIGQAIKNTARFMGHTVVGDVHLGDWGLQMGMVMAMFIKSDEHLASLINQNRTENLIVYPIAIQDLETIYPQASALAKQDNLFLAECRRITAELQKGNETYTALWRNIVRTSVADLKKNYAKLNVDFEEWKGESDSQPVIPSMVDDLKQRGYAYPSEGALVVDVALPTDTSPIPPLILSKSDGASLYSTTDLATIIQRKSQYEPDYILYVVDKRQDTHFQQVFRCADKVGLTQPDLRLEFIAFGTMNGKDGKPFKTRDGGVMKLSLLIDLIVAESQTRLQTVSTSTISAGSEQAAIAQVVGIAALKFGDLINARESDYIFDVDKFTAFEGKTGPYLLYSAVRIKSILAKAAVQQIPLTEAIQVNSAHERALLLKITELYDVIHSTFDKRMPNVLAEYVYSLANLYNSFYHESHVLNEVDQAIQRSLVSIMSLSLKCIETCVGLLGISVPDRM; encoded by the coding sequence ATGCAATCGATTACTGCCCTGTTGACCCAAAAAATAGCTAACGCTTTTCTTGCCTGTGGATATGACCAAGAGTACGGCACTGTTGTCTTTTCCAAAACCTCGTTTAGTCAATTTCAGTGTAATGGCGCACTGGCAGCCGCCAAACGGCATAAGCGTAATCCAATGGACATCGCCCATGAGGTTAAAGCAACGGTAGGGCAACAAGCGTTTTTTACCGTTGATGTCGTCAATCCAGGATTCATCAACCTAAACCTAGCCGATGATTTTCTAGCCGGCTATTGTTCTCAGATGCTCCAACTCGACCAGTTGGGTTTTGAGCCGAGTGTCAATCCGCTCTCCATTATCATTGATTACGGGGGACCCAACATTGCCAAACCCCTACACGTAGGCCACTTACGATCCGCCATTATCGGCCAAGCCATCAAAAACACGGCGCGCTTTATGGGCCATACCGTCGTTGGCGACGTTCATCTGGGGGATTGGGGCTTGCAAATGGGCATGGTCATGGCCATGTTCATCAAAAGCGATGAGCACTTGGCCTCATTAATCAATCAGAATCGGACAGAGAACCTAATAGTTTATCCAATCGCCATCCAGGATCTGGAGACGATTTACCCTCAAGCCAGTGCGTTAGCCAAACAAGACAACTTGTTTTTAGCGGAATGTCGACGGATTACGGCCGAACTACAAAAAGGAAATGAGACCTATACGGCTCTGTGGCGTAACATTGTCCGTACGTCGGTGGCCGATCTAAAGAAAAATTACGCCAAACTGAATGTCGACTTCGAGGAGTGGAAGGGGGAAAGTGATAGCCAACCCGTCATCCCATCAATGGTCGACGATCTGAAACAGCGGGGTTATGCCTACCCCAGTGAGGGGGCGTTGGTGGTTGATGTCGCTTTACCCACGGACACCTCCCCGATTCCGCCCCTCATCCTGTCAAAGTCAGACGGCGCTTCACTTTACAGTACGACCGACTTAGCCACGATTATTCAACGAAAGAGCCAGTACGAACCAGACTATATCCTGTATGTGGTTGACAAGCGGCAAGACACTCATTTTCAGCAAGTCTTCCGCTGTGCGGATAAGGTAGGCCTTACCCAGCCGGACTTAAGGCTTGAATTCATTGCCTTTGGGACCATGAATGGCAAAGATGGCAAACCCTTCAAAACCCGCGATGGCGGGGTCATGAAGCTAAGTCTGCTGATTGATTTGATTGTGGCCGAGTCCCAAACTCGCCTACAAACTGTCAGCACCTCCACGATCAGCGCGGGAAGTGAACAAGCGGCTATTGCTCAGGTGGTAGGCATTGCGGCCTTAAAATTTGGCGACCTGATTAACGCCCGCGAATCGGACTATATTTTTGATGTGGATAAATTCACCGCTTTCGAAGGCAAAACAGGCCCTTATCTGTTGTATAGTGCGGTACGCATTAAATCCATTTTAGCCAAGGCCGCCGTCCAGCAGATACCGCTGACCGAAGCGATCCAGGTTAACTCCGCCCATGAACGAGCATTGCTACTGAAGATAACGGAACTCTACGACGTCATTCATAGCACGTTTGATAAGCGAATGCCGAATGTACTAGCCGAGTATGTGTATAGTCTGGCGAACCTCTACAACTCGTTTTATCACGAGAGTCATGTGTTGAACGAAGTGGATCAGGCGATTCAGCGTTCGTTGGTTAGTATTATGTCCTTAAGTCTAAAGTGCATCGAAACTTGCGTCGGGTTACTGGGCATTTCGGTTCCGGATCGTATGTAG
- a CDS encoding amidohydrolase family protein yields MIDRILVTRIKGYVLLLLYLCAWLIPFSSRAQNTVIKAGHLFNFRTGEFSQDQTVLVKEGKILAVGRNLPYSRTDTLIDLSNAWVLPGLIDCHVHLTTNFPYRNLSLAQAYTTESSSLRALRGGHVAGQLLRGGFTTVKEIGNDANYASADVIKAINHGWLAGPHIVYAGKIIAPYGGQTSGVNSEHEHLWDFEFIDADTPDEIKKAVRKNIYYGATVIKLVSGDNAYYNVEDIQAAVQEASKTGLKVTVHVMGGPAARNAILGGAAAIEHGFDLDDELLRLMHKRGTFLVGTDFSFANWYAYGMDSTAAHQLESRGIDRLQRAYKSQVKLAFGTDIIVDLPGLNRLQTNLKELQTWKLAKIPAAYTLQTMTLYAAELLGVGETRGVIAPAYWADIIALKSNPLADITRVEQVKFVMKKGKVVRLD; encoded by the coding sequence ATGATTGACAGAATTCTGGTCACCAGGATAAAGGGTTACGTTCTACTTTTACTCTACTTGTGCGCGTGGCTCATACCTTTTTCATCGCGAGCCCAAAACACAGTTATCAAAGCCGGGCATTTATTTAATTTCCGCACGGGAGAGTTTAGTCAAGATCAAACTGTCCTTGTCAAAGAGGGGAAAATACTGGCTGTAGGACGTAATTTACCTTACAGTCGCACCGATACGCTGATTGATCTCTCCAATGCCTGGGTACTGCCCGGTTTAATCGATTGTCATGTGCACTTGACGACGAATTTTCCGTACCGAAACCTGAGTCTCGCTCAAGCCTACACCACGGAAAGCTCCAGCCTGCGAGCCTTACGGGGAGGCCATGTGGCAGGGCAGTTATTGCGGGGAGGGTTTACGACCGTGAAGGAAATCGGTAATGACGCCAACTACGCTTCAGCCGATGTGATCAAAGCGATCAATCATGGCTGGTTGGCAGGCCCCCATATCGTGTATGCCGGCAAAATCATTGCGCCCTACGGTGGCCAAACCTCCGGCGTAAACAGTGAGCACGAACATCTGTGGGATTTTGAGTTCATCGATGCCGATACGCCCGACGAAATCAAAAAAGCCGTTCGAAAGAATATCTACTACGGGGCGACGGTCATCAAATTGGTGAGTGGGGACAACGCCTACTATAACGTGGAGGATATCCAGGCGGCGGTTCAGGAGGCGAGCAAAACCGGCCTGAAAGTGACGGTCCACGTCATGGGTGGTCCGGCCGCCCGCAATGCTATTTTGGGCGGAGCGGCCGCCATTGAGCACGGCTTCGACCTTGACGATGAATTGCTTCGGCTGATGCATAAGCGCGGGACCTTCCTGGTAGGCACTGATTTTTCCTTTGCCAACTGGTATGCCTATGGAATGGATTCCACCGCAGCCCACCAACTAGAGAGTCGGGGCATCGACCGGCTACAACGGGCTTACAAGTCGCAGGTCAAACTGGCGTTCGGCACCGACATTATCGTTGATTTACCCGGGCTTAACCGGCTCCAGACTAATCTAAAAGAGTTGCAAACCTGGAAATTAGCTAAGATTCCTGCGGCTTACACCTTGCAAACGATGACCTTGTATGCCGCCGAACTATTAGGGGTGGGCGAAACGAGGGGCGTTATAGCACCGGCTTACTGGGCCGACATTATCGCCCTAAAAAGCAATCCCTTAGCGGACATTACGAGGGTGGAGCAGGTTAAATTTGTCATGAAAAAAGGGAAGGTCGTACGCTTAGACTAA
- a CDS encoding alpha/beta hydrolase, producing the protein MPFPLKHLVICLVLLCLPFSLMAQRYVFFLHNRFLEEHELSAVEPTYGRAEYTEIIMAFQKAGFEVISEKRPANTDVNQYANKVGQQIDSLLRKGVQPNYITVIGTSKGGYIAQHVSTLAANPALNFIFIGCFRESDLKDLPNINFCGNILTIYERSDPFGVSAIERKKTSRLPITRFEEIELNTNQKHGFLFHALPEWIEPSIQWANSHYAKAILR; encoded by the coding sequence TTGCCTTTTCCACTTAAACATCTTGTCATTTGCCTGGTTCTCTTATGCTTGCCTTTCTCCCTGATGGCCCAGCGGTATGTTTTCTTTTTACATAATCGCTTCTTGGAGGAACATGAACTCTCTGCTGTTGAGCCAACCTATGGGCGAGCAGAATATACCGAGATTATTATGGCTTTTCAAAAAGCGGGCTTTGAGGTCATTTCTGAAAAGCGTCCGGCCAATACAGATGTCAACCAGTATGCTAATAAAGTAGGTCAGCAGATTGATAGTCTACTCAGAAAAGGGGTTCAACCAAATTATATTACAGTCATTGGCACTTCAAAAGGAGGTTACATCGCTCAACACGTTTCGACACTGGCGGCTAACCCGGCCCTCAATTTTATTTTCATTGGCTGCTTTCGCGAATCAGATCTTAAAGACTTGCCCAATATTAACTTCTGCGGTAATATTCTGACCATTTATGAGCGGTCCGATCCATTTGGGGTTTCGGCTATTGAGCGAAAGAAAACGTCTAGACTACCTATAACTCGGTTTGAAGAGATTGAGCTAAACACAAATCAGAAGCATGGTTTTCTATTTCACGCATTACCCGAGTGGATTGAGCCTAGCATTCAATGGGCAAACAGTCACTATGCGAAAGCTATACTTCGTTAA
- a CDS encoding outer membrane beta-barrel family protein, translated as MSLARLFVSRLLSLIGLLCFPLFSTGTTYGQSLSGQVQSQTEHQPLVGVHATLVPYASPTSPLYATSQQEGRFRFDHLKEGLYRLTLSHVGYQTLVMDSLACQGEPLALGWVSLAVSQQAIAEIVVRAKKPQIRYESDRFRVDVKAMNTRGDQAVDLVRRIPGVKLDREGELSLQGKTGVLVYINGKQSYLTGSALLSYLKSLSASDIASIDFLPTPPASYDAAGSGGVMDIHLRQRTDDGYSVNSSFSVVPVARPRSTLSTMVTSRWGKWESYGQLGLDHSPTYERETTDRQVAGRRFGQESRQVIQPTDLTGMLGVSYQLAPGQVIGLDGKGMRRWTGSLTDGQLAQIGGATPLLVRLRRDNQAQAQNRAFHAFYIWRLDTLGSSLSVDGDYYRQASSQQDGFGNTFLVRGAPDARFNAHQDQVRSSALYALKVDWTQKTKFATLESGFKASSVMNTSWINLDSLLGSNQHPLPGYTNAFTYREQIQAVYVSIHKPLKGLDLKTGLRYEHTVGFDPRRQVVNRQYGYLFPSASLTTQLGAHQLTFSYRKSLIRPVYTNLNPFTYYTDAYNAVAGNPALNPALAHIGELNYILKNTRLLTVNFIQMQDATLDVLTYDSLRQINQSRPQSIGLVQTWYIATGQALQLAKGWSVSTDLAALCNRIIVPTHQGQWSWTAQVSSDWQLDKGWSASLLAKYASPSLFELWQLYSVGTVEVGLKKMIAKGKGFIALDGNDLFYSDRYKASYQYGSVQQETLRKWQSRTLRITVNYTFGRSTVVLSNKRDIAPDEVDRLKQE; from the coding sequence ATGTCCTTAGCACGTCTATTTGTTTCTCGTCTACTAAGTCTTATCGGCCTGCTCTGTTTTCCGCTTTTTTCGACCGGGACCACGTACGGTCAGTCCCTGAGCGGCCAGGTCCAAAGCCAAACGGAGCACCAGCCATTGGTTGGGGTACATGCCACTTTAGTGCCTTATGCATCGCCCACCAGCCCGCTCTATGCCACTTCCCAGCAGGAAGGGCGCTTTCGCTTTGACCACTTAAAAGAAGGGCTGTACCGGCTAACCTTGTCGCACGTGGGTTACCAAACCCTGGTTATGGATTCGCTCGCTTGCCAGGGGGAGCCCCTGGCGTTGGGCTGGGTGAGCCTGGCCGTGAGCCAGCAAGCCATAGCCGAAATCGTGGTTCGGGCTAAAAAGCCCCAGATCCGCTATGAGTCGGATCGATTCCGGGTGGATGTAAAAGCTATGAATACGCGGGGCGACCAGGCGGTTGACCTAGTAAGGCGCATTCCGGGGGTAAAGCTGGATCGGGAAGGAGAGCTGAGCTTACAGGGCAAGACGGGCGTGTTGGTCTACATCAATGGCAAGCAAAGCTATCTGACGGGGAGCGCTCTGCTGAGTTACTTGAAAAGCCTGTCCGCCAGCGATATTGCCTCGATTGATTTTTTGCCGACGCCACCGGCTTCCTATGATGCAGCGGGCTCGGGGGGGGTGATGGACATTCACCTGAGACAGCGAACCGACGATGGGTACTCGGTCAATTCGAGCTTCTCGGTGGTCCCGGTAGCCAGGCCCCGATCTACTCTATCAACGATGGTCACGAGCCGGTGGGGGAAGTGGGAGAGCTATGGTCAGCTTGGCCTGGATCATAGCCCGACGTATGAACGAGAGACCACGGACCGACAAGTAGCGGGCAGGCGCTTTGGGCAAGAAAGCCGTCAAGTCATTCAGCCAACGGATCTGACGGGTATGCTGGGCGTCAGCTACCAGCTCGCTCCTGGGCAGGTGATTGGCCTGGACGGTAAGGGGATGCGCCGATGGACGGGCAGTCTAACGGATGGACAATTGGCTCAGATCGGCGGGGCTACTCCGTTACTGGTTCGCTTGCGACGGGATAACCAGGCGCAAGCACAAAATAGGGCTTTTCACGCATTTTATATTTGGCGTTTGGATACGTTGGGCTCGAGTTTATCCGTTGATGGGGACTATTACCGCCAGGCATCCAGCCAACAAGATGGGTTTGGTAACACCTTTTTAGTGCGTGGAGCGCCCGATGCTAGGTTTAACGCCCATCAAGATCAAGTTCGTTCTTCCGCCCTCTACGCCCTCAAAGTGGATTGGACCCAAAAAACAAAGTTTGCCACGCTGGAATCAGGCTTTAAAGCCAGTTCGGTAATGAATACTAGCTGGATAAATCTGGATTCGCTGCTAGGCTCCAATCAACACCCTTTACCAGGGTATACTAATGCCTTTACCTATCGAGAGCAAATTCAGGCCGTTTACGTGTCGATTCATAAACCGCTCAAGGGCCTGGACCTGAAGACGGGCTTACGCTATGAACATACCGTGGGTTTTGATCCAAGGCGTCAAGTAGTCAATCGTCAGTATGGGTATTTGTTTCCATCGGCTTCGTTAACGACCCAATTGGGCGCTCATCAACTGACGTTTTCGTATCGGAAGAGCCTGATCCGGCCCGTGTATACCAATCTAAATCCCTTCACCTACTATACGGATGCTTACAATGCCGTGGCCGGGAATCCAGCACTCAATCCGGCGTTGGCTCACATTGGGGAGCTTAATTATATCTTGAAAAATACCCGACTTTTAACAGTCAACTTTATCCAAATGCAGGATGCGACGCTGGACGTACTGACGTACGACTCGCTGAGGCAAATCAATCAATCCCGCCCCCAGAGTATTGGCCTGGTCCAAACCTGGTACATAGCCACCGGGCAAGCCCTACAACTGGCTAAGGGTTGGTCCGTCAGCACCGATCTAGCGGCTCTTTGTAATCGTATTATCGTACCCACTCATCAAGGACAGTGGAGTTGGACCGCTCAGGTTAGTTCCGATTGGCAATTGGATAAAGGCTGGTCGGCCTCGTTGCTGGCTAAATATGCCTCCCCCAGTTTGTTTGAGCTGTGGCAACTTTACTCGGTTGGAACGGTCGAAGTGGGCCTAAAAAAAATGATTGCTAAAGGAAAAGGCTTTATCGCCTTGGATGGGAACGACCTTTTTTACAGTGACCGCTATAAGGCTAGCTATCAGTATGGATCAGTCCAACAGGAAACCCTTAGGAAGTGGCAGAGCCGGACGTTGCGCATTACTGTCAACTACACGTTTGGCCGCTCAACGGTAGTCTTGAGCAATAAACGAGATATTGCCCCTGACGAAGTAGACCGTTTAAAGCAGGAGTAA
- a CDS encoding sensor histidine kinase: MKRSHLPLILVLIWFGSTLYLLLGTLVFNRGSWPGVLLIVSSQILQMGVILPCALVIFPRYWKRQTLPELTGSLLGLLLGFVLTRYVLEEILFVRWFGLAKNEGLELLFFIYENMYYSFPGVFIGFIIYLLTQSYKTEANNQQLAQELRQAELSLLKSQLNPHFLYNTLNYLYAMALPLPGPLAQAVLKLSKTLQYTLAKNRNEVVSLGEEMQFITDYLSLYVLRFSPTFHYQLRVDGPIEGIQLPPLLLLPFIENALKHGVTNDPTAPISIAVAVQDSQLVFQVINRVNRQSRAPSTGIGLENVKRRLTMLYPGRHRLAIQEEGDLFHSSLVLCL; this comes from the coding sequence ATGAAGCGCAGTCATTTACCCTTGATCCTGGTGCTGATTTGGTTTGGCTCCACCCTGTATCTACTGCTGGGGACCCTGGTCTTCAACCGAGGATCGTGGCCAGGTGTCCTGCTCATTGTCAGTTCGCAAATCCTGCAAATGGGGGTTATTCTACCCTGTGCGCTGGTAATCTTTCCCCGCTACTGGAAACGCCAGACCCTACCGGAACTGACAGGCAGTCTACTCGGCCTACTCCTTGGATTTGTGCTGACGCGGTATGTACTGGAAGAGATTTTATTTGTCCGCTGGTTTGGCCTGGCCAAGAATGAGGGGCTTGAGTTGCTCTTTTTCATCTATGAGAATATGTACTATTCGTTTCCGGGCGTCTTTATTGGCTTCATCATCTACCTCTTGACCCAATCCTACAAGACTGAAGCCAATAATCAACAATTAGCCCAGGAGCTTCGGCAAGCGGAACTGTCGTTGTTAAAGTCGCAGTTGAACCCGCATTTTCTTTACAATACGCTAAACTACCTCTACGCGATGGCCTTACCCCTGCCCGGACCACTGGCTCAGGCAGTGCTGAAGCTCTCGAAGACGTTGCAGTACACACTGGCTAAAAATCGGAACGAGGTAGTCAGCTTAGGCGAAGAAATGCAGTTTATTACGGATTACCTCAGCTTGTATGTGCTGCGCTTTTCGCCTACCTTTCACTACCAGCTTCGGGTTGATGGGCCGATTGAGGGGATTCAACTCCCGCCTTTATTGCTTTTGCCCTTCATCGAAAACGCCCTCAAGCATGGGGTCACTAACGACCCCACTGCGCCGATTAGCATTGCTGTCGCCGTTCAGGATTCGCAACTGGTTTTCCAGGTCATCAACCGGGTCAATCGGCAATCGCGTGCCCCCTCCACCGGGATTGGCCTGGAAAACGTTAAACGGCGATTAACGATGCTGTATCCCGGTCGTCACCGCTTGGCGATTCAAGAGGAAGGCGACCTGTTTCATTCATCGCTAGTCCTTTGCTTATGA
- a CDS encoding LytR/AlgR family response regulator transcription factor, with protein MTNAKIYRCLALDDELYATHVIQTYLDQSPGFRLVKATTDVYEGIRLVNEGLIDLVFLDIQMPELNGLQFVKICGAKCKVILTTAYPDYALAGFNLDVVDYLLKPIEPERFAHALAKFLALQGDPSLRSDPAKDYIFLKGDAKNTFHRVAFGDILYIEGLNNYISVYTAQQRIVTYMALKDILALLPATQFCRVHRSYIISLAHIRLIDGGRVYIGQKGISISDGYKSSFYRLINRQ; from the coding sequence ATGACCAACGCAAAAATTTACCGCTGCCTGGCGCTGGACGATGAGCTCTACGCTACCCATGTGATCCAGACTTATTTAGACCAGTCGCCCGGCTTTCGCTTGGTTAAGGCGACCACCGATGTGTACGAGGGCATACGACTGGTCAATGAGGGGTTGATTGACCTGGTCTTTTTAGATATTCAGATGCCCGAGCTGAACGGGCTGCAATTTGTAAAGATTTGTGGTGCTAAGTGTAAAGTGATCCTGACCACCGCTTATCCGGACTACGCCCTGGCGGGGTTCAATCTGGATGTGGTCGATTACCTCTTAAAGCCGATTGAGCCGGAGCGTTTCGCTCATGCCCTGGCTAAGTTCTTAGCGCTACAGGGCGATCCCTCGCTCCGTTCCGATCCAGCGAAAGACTATATTTTTTTGAAAGGAGACGCTAAGAACACGTTTCACCGGGTAGCCTTCGGGGATATTCTCTATATCGAGGGCTTAAACAATTATATATCGGTGTATACGGCCCAGCAACGAATCGTCACCTATATGGCATTGAAAGACATTCTGGCCCTCTTGCCCGCCACCCAGTTTTGCCGCGTTCACCGTTCCTATATTATCTCCCTGGCCCATATTCGGCTGATTGATGGGGGTAGGGTGTACATTGGCCAAAAGGGTATTTCGATCAGTGATGGCTATAAATCGAGCTTTTACCGATTAATCAATCGTCAGTAG
- a CDS encoding polysaccharide deacetylase family protein: MTKLFILLLLATACGLTNPVDLKFQAQSLPAVKPTLAFTFDDGSINDFGEYKLETWNQRLLNHLKKNKLKAILFSAGANKSSPKGKYVLNSWNDAGHLIANHTFSHVNFNSAQVSLEDFKLELTKNDSLIKGYAHYTPYFRFPYLKEGDTKEKVDGFRAFMKQEGYRNGHVTIDASDWYIDARLTERLKESPNADLTGYRTYYKNHLLNRAQYYDSLAYQLTKRRIHHVLLLHHNLAAALFLDDLIKHFKANGWEVIDTDQAYKDKIYATVPTTIPAGESLIWALAKASGQFESVLRYPAEDEVYEKPGMDKLGL; this comes from the coding sequence ATGACAAAACTCTTTATTCTCCTGCTGCTGGCGACGGCTTGTGGCCTAACTAATCCGGTTGACCTGAAGTTCCAGGCTCAATCCCTACCAGCCGTCAAGCCCACGCTAGCCTTTACCTTTGATGACGGCTCAATCAATGATTTCGGTGAGTATAAATTGGAAACCTGGAATCAACGGTTGCTTAACCATTTGAAAAAAAACAAGCTTAAGGCCATCTTATTTTCAGCGGGCGCTAATAAGTCGAGTCCAAAAGGAAAATACGTGCTAAACTCCTGGAACGATGCGGGGCATCTTATCGCCAATCATACCTTCTCGCATGTCAACTTTAACAGTGCACAGGTCAGTCTGGAGGATTTCAAGCTTGAACTAACTAAAAATGATAGCCTCATTAAGGGCTACGCCCATTACACCCCTTACTTTCGATTTCCCTATCTCAAGGAAGGCGACACCAAAGAAAAAGTGGATGGGTTTAGAGCCTTTATGAAGCAGGAAGGCTATAGAAATGGCCACGTCACCATTGACGCTTCCGATTGGTACATTGACGCTCGCTTAACCGAGCGGCTAAAAGAAAGCCCTAACGCGGATCTGACCGGCTATCGAACCTATTATAAAAATCACTTATTGAACCGGGCTCAGTACTATGATTCGTTGGCCTATCAGCTCACTAAGCGGCGTATACATCACGTGTTGCTACTGCATCATAATTTAGCAGCCGCCCTTTTTCTTGACGATTTGATCAAGCATTTTAAAGCCAACGGGTGGGAGGTTATCGACACCGATCAAGCCTATAAAGACAAGATTTATGCAACAGTGCCCACCACGATTCCAGCCGGTGAAAGTTTAATTTGGGCCTTAGCTAAAGCATCAGGCCAATTTGAGTCGGTATTGCGCTACCCTGCCGAGGACGAGGTCTATGAGAAACCAGGGATGGATAAGTTAGGTCTTTGA